A window of bacterium contains these coding sequences:
- a CDS encoding serpin family protein: MNKVYRIIISSFVVLLITGNVFSNETVANKKDLLVKGNNTFAFDLYANLKNNEGNLFFSPYSISTALAMTYAGARGNTQTQMAKVLHFDLLDTTSLHPAFKNLIVETQSKNKNYQLNIANTLWGQKGYKFLNEFLKITKANYGAGFKEIEFGNTELARKTINSWVEEQTKNKIKDIIRPGTISPLTQLVLTNAIYFKGNWVKEFDEKGNKKGTQEAPFYVKPDKGIQVLMMSQKGNFNFVETDKFQAIELPYKGGNLSMFVLLPKKVDGLAELENSLVSDNLSKWIENLQNHEVRVYFPQFKMTSEFSMAGTLNSMGVTDAFSSQSADFSGMAGDTGLFISTVIHKAFIDVNEKGTEAAAVTVVKMQVESRRPMVRQKQIPVFRADHPFIFLIRDNRSGSILFIGRLINPIK, translated from the coding sequence ATGAATAAGGTATACAGAATTATAATAAGTTCTTTTGTTGTTCTCTTAATAACGGGAAATGTGTTTTCCAATGAGACTGTCGCAAATAAAAAAGATTTGTTAGTTAAGGGAAATAATACTTTTGCTTTTGATTTATATGCTAACTTAAAAAACAATGAAGGCAATTTATTCTTTTCGCCATACAGCATTTCAACTGCATTAGCAATGACTTATGCAGGCGCAAGAGGCAATACTCAAACACAAATGGCAAAAGTTTTACATTTTGACTTATTAGATACAACAAGTTTACACCCGGCATTTAAGAATTTAATTGTCGAAACCCAGAGCAAAAACAAAAACTACCAGTTAAACATTGCCAATACTTTATGGGGACAAAAAGGATATAAGTTTCTTAATGAATTTCTTAAAATTACAAAAGCTAACTACGGAGCAGGATTCAAAGAAATTGAGTTCGGGAATACGGAATTGGCACGCAAGACTATTAATAGTTGGGTTGAGGAACAAACCAAAAACAAAATTAAAGACATTATTCGACCGGGAACTATTAGTCCATTAACTCAGCTTGTTTTGACTAATGCGATATATTTCAAAGGCAATTGGGTTAAAGAGTTTGATGAGAAGGGAAATAAAAAGGGAACTCAAGAAGCTCCATTTTATGTGAAACCAGATAAAGGAATTCAAGTGCTTATGATGTCTCAAAAAGGAAACTTTAATTTTGTAGAAACGGATAAATTTCAGGCAATCGAATTGCCATATAAAGGGGGAAATTTATCAATGTTCGTTTTACTGCCGAAAAAGGTTGACGGGCTTGCTGAGTTGGAAAACTCTCTTGTATCAGACAATCTGAGCAAGTGGATAGAAAATCTCCAAAACCATGAAGTTAGGGTTTATTTTCCACAATTTAAAATGACTTCGGAGTTTAGCATGGCAGGAACACTTAATTCTATGGGAGTGACGGATGCTTTCTCTTCACAGTCTGCAGATTTTTCAGGAATGGCTGGCGACACGGGATTGTTTATTTCAACTGTAATCCATAAAGCTTTTATAGATGTAAATGAAAAAGGCACTGAGGCAGCAGCGGTGACGGTTGTAAAAATGCAAGTAGAATCGCGACGACCAATGGTTAGGCAAAAACAAATTCCGGTTTTCCGGGCAGACCATCCTTTTATATTTTTAATCCGGGATAATCGTTCTGGGAGTATTTTGTTTATCGGAAGATTAATAAATCCGATTAAATAA
- a CDS encoding PorV/PorQ family protein has protein sequence MKTYKTLIFGAVILCPFCAYSGVSELSVPFLLIFPDARQNGMAGVFTGVADDALATYYNDAGMAFQQKHNIAFTHMNLLPGLYPGIYYETLSSVFPIFKPDSLKESKQAIGVNVIWLHTGTSEGTDNRGNEIGPWGNWDFSAKVSYANRITKKFSVGAGVKYIYSFLCPVETIRLLYGQSIRYGGSGQAFAFDFSGLYVFSKRLQLGLSVQNLGSDITYIEAGIGEPLPRILRAGISYKPNNKLVIAGDITKVLVGVFQDWQESGFDYIYRDTWKGIGLEYTFYKIFSARWGYFSDITGKRSGPTFGLGIKVKGVSADIALDSRLYEFPTENWTFSFHYCF, from the coding sequence ATGAAAACGTACAAAACACTAATCTTTGGAGCGGTGATATTATGCCCGTTCTGTGCTTATTCCGGGGTATCTGAGCTAAGCGTGCCTTTTCTCCTCATTTTCCCTGATGCCAGACAAAACGGAATGGCAGGCGTATTTACCGGAGTCGCAGACGACGCTCTGGCCACTTATTATAACGATGCAGGGATGGCGTTCCAACAGAAACATAATATCGCGTTTACTCATATGAACTTACTGCCGGGATTATATCCCGGTATATATTACGAAACCCTGTCATCCGTTTTTCCAATTTTTAAACCGGATTCACTAAAAGAATCCAAACAGGCAATAGGCGTGAACGTTATATGGTTACATACCGGGACTTCCGAAGGCACGGACAACCGCGGAAATGAAATAGGTCCCTGGGGAAACTGGGATTTTTCAGCAAAAGTTTCATACGCTAACAGGATAACTAAAAAATTTAGCGTAGGAGCGGGAGTGAAATATATCTATAGTTTTCTCTGCCCTGTGGAGACAATCAGGCTACTTTACGGACAAAGCATCAGATATGGAGGTTCAGGACAAGCATTTGCATTTGATTTTTCCGGTCTTTATGTTTTTAGCAAACGGTTGCAGCTTGGGTTATCAGTACAGAATCTCGGGTCTGACATAACGTATATAGAAGCCGGGATAGGTGAGCCGTTACCACGGATACTCAGAGCCGGGATATCATACAAGCCGAACAATAAACTCGTTATTGCGGGAGATATAACAAAAGTCCTTGTCGGGGTTTTTCAAGACTGGCAAGAATCGGGATTTGATTATATTTACCGTGACACATGGAAAGGGATTGGATTGGAATATACGTTTTATAAGATTTTCTCGGCAAGATGGGGATATTTTTCTGACATAACCGGCAAGAGGAGCGGTCCTACTTTTGGTCTTGGTATAAAGGTTAAAGGGGTAAGCGCGGATATTGCTTTGGATTCGCGTCTTTATGAATTTCCGACTGAGAACTGGACGTTCTCTTTTCATTATTGTTTTTGA
- a CDS encoding HEAT repeat domain-containing protein has translation MKKNIGYLLIFASIIVLKGELLGKVENVYNLLPCKALIDSVRSITIADTNIENIEGKAFLFAEALVSKKDSSLPYLSETIKDSMNDWKLRFVSVEMLSQISQNDESAEILAKILKNEKEHPYLRGVCAFRLGSMGKKEYFPLLIHNLKDKNIYVRERAIWGLDLLNDPRAIQPLIQCLDDSYYMVQILAIQTLGNLKANESFAPLKRKLDANDIPEYPEIVKHKVVRAITSIGGAEARTILLEIVSDHNYGKLRVIAVEGLENYKDEEVKNKLFSVLNDKDERFQVCVAKVLMKITPLKAKPVIEGILNDTKSEYIKSEIKELLKTY, from the coding sequence ATGAAAAAAAATATAGGTTATTTATTAATTTTTGCTTCAATAATTGTTCTTAAGGGTGAATTATTGGGAAAAGTAGAAAATGTATACAATCTTTTACCCTGTAAGGCTTTAATAGATTCGGTAAGGAGTATTACAATAGCTGATACAAACATTGAAAATATAGAAGGAAAAGCCTTTTTATTTGCAGAAGCTCTTGTTTCTAAAAAAGATTCTTCTCTGCCATATCTTTCTGAGACAATAAAGGATAGTATGAATGATTGGAAACTTCGGTTTGTCTCTGTAGAAATGCTTTCTCAAATTTCTCAAAACGATGAATCGGCTGAAATATTAGCAAAAATCTTAAAAAATGAGAAAGAACACCCTTACTTACGGGGTGTATGTGCTTTTAGATTAGGATCTATGGGAAAAAAAGAATATTTCCCCCTTCTTATTCACAATCTAAAGGATAAAAATATATATGTGCGAGAAAGAGCAATTTGGGGATTAGATTTGCTCAATGATCCCAGAGCTATTCAACCTTTGATTCAATGTTTAGATGATTCATACTATATGGTACAGATATTAGCAATCCAAACATTAGGCAATCTAAAAGCTAACGAATCTTTTGCCCCATTAAAAAGGAAATTAGATGCTAATGATATTCCAGAATACCCTGAAATAGTGAAACATAAAGTAGTTCGTGCTATAACTTCTATTGGCGGGGCTGAAGCACGAACCATATTACTTGAAATTGTATCGGATCACAATTATGGAAAGCTTCGTGTCATAGCAGTTGAAGGGTTAGAAAATTATAAGGACGAAGAAGTTAAGAATAAACTTTTTTCTGTTTTAAATGATAAAGACGAACGATTTCAAGTTTGTGTGGCAAAGGTCCTTATGAAAATTACTCCACTTAAAGCAAAACCAGTTATAGAGGGAATACTAAATGATACTAAAAGTGAATATATAAAATCTGAAATAAAAGAGCTTTTAAAAACTTATTAA